One Gammaproteobacteria bacterium genomic region harbors:
- the msrA gene encoding peptide-methionine (S)-S-oxide reductase MsrA, protein MNKERAVLAGGCFWGMQDLFRRHDGVLSTRVGYTGGRVRNATYRNHEGHAEAIEIIFDPARVSYREILEFFFQIHDPTTLDRQGNDIGSSYRSAIFYTSEEQKRIAEDTIADVDASGLWPGKVVTEVVPAGDFWEAEPEHQDYLLKNPGGYTCHFVRPGWKLPRRKDEAKRARHTL, encoded by the coding sequence ATGAATAAGGAACGCGCAGTTCTCGCCGGCGGATGCTTCTGGGGCATGCAGGATCTCTTTCGTCGACACGACGGCGTCCTGTCGACGCGGGTCGGCTACACGGGCGGCCGTGTCCGCAACGCCACGTACCGCAACCATGAAGGGCATGCGGAAGCGATCGAGATCATCTTCGATCCCGCCCGGGTCAGCTATCGGGAGATCCTCGAGTTCTTCTTCCAGATTCACGACCCGACCACGCTCGATCGCCAGGGAAACGACATCGGTTCGAGCTACCGATCGGCGATTTTCTACACGAGCGAAGAGCAGAAGCGCATCGCGGAAGACACGATCGCTGACGTCGACGCATCGGGGCTCTGGCCCGGCAAGGTCGTCACCGAGGTCGTGCCGGCCGGCGACTTCTGGGAGGCCGAGCCCGAGCATCAGGACTACCTCCTGAAGAATCCCGGCGGCTACACCTGCCATTTCGTGCGGCCGGGCTGGAAGCTGCCGAGGCGCAAGGACGAAGCGAAGCGGGCACGGCATACGCTCTGA
- a CDS encoding glutathione binding-like protein: MKEREFIVADRLSVADFNAAYTLDWANEVKLLDGTPRLSEYLKSMYARPTAPPTIAEAFAALRS, from the coding sequence ATGAAGGAGCGCGAGTTCATCGTCGCCGACCGGCTCAGCGTGGCCGACTTCAACGCCGCGTACACGCTGGACTGGGCGAACGAAGTGAAGCTGCTCGACGGCACACCGCGATTGAGCGAGTACCTGAAGTCGATGTATGCCCGCCCGACCGCTCCGCCGACCATCGCCGAGGCGTTCGCGGCGCTGCGAAGCTAG
- a CDS encoding TonB-dependent receptor: MPVQINAVRVALPCAVAAAAALPWAPAEAQLEEIIVTAQRSEQSLQDVGAAVSVVGSDRLQSARINTLEDLQIAVPSITLGNDFNMAKLFIRGVGANTSTTGSETGVAVHVDGAVIARAEAQLTSLFDLERVEVLRGPQGTLYGRNAVGGSVNLITRKPTPEFEGYGQVTLGDYDQLDIEGAFGGPITDRVLGRFAFKSDTRDGFGVNPVTGNDVDDLNRRMARGHLELLPSETVSLLLTGEYYTQHDASRALKFRAVSYPDVERLRSPGIGGYAVDPRDLASEFDPESFAETWALTETLEWQVGDRFTFRNITNYREYEGFITQDLDISAIVNSQATTGFNTTVQRRDVEADQFSTEFQVNFDTDRVNAVFGLFYFEEDQEPVDTVGLGPLLGQEHILDVMANPAVGAFPPIGPTGLEIDGEFVPEVPIDPAFAHDLCDTFEHIGGGIDRERPLPPKRVCIESDLGTEVWALFGQAVIAVTDNLAVKVGGRYNDETRTSANPSFVVARNGLGPIIITTTEGTSVERSFDDFTPTVGVEWRPGGGGGPLLYVTAAEGFKAGAGENAAGSTIIVDPETVENIEIGYKTTLADDRLALNVAAFTYELEGQQINKTVGGGPAGFSTIFENAAQASADGLEVELLGQITDQLRLFTSVAYLDSQYDDFLTSDPLNPRNVATPGPPGFPDDPTGFNPNEPEIQLAGNPTRNSPKWSANLHVEYDIPGQIGGGGLTFLGDVFYRDDVFFTEFNRLLEGAEAYTMVDLALLYRPADEQFSAELWVKNANDVDRATSTFALSTARTIGVTYLPPRTWGVSLQYDF, from the coding sequence ATGCCCGTTCAGATCAACGCGGTGCGCGTCGCTTTGCCGTGCGCCGTCGCCGCCGCTGCCGCGCTGCCCTGGGCCCCGGCCGAGGCGCAGCTCGAGGAAATCATCGTTACCGCGCAACGCAGCGAGCAGTCCTTGCAGGACGTCGGCGCGGCCGTCTCCGTGGTCGGCAGCGACCGGCTTCAAAGCGCGCGGATCAACACGCTGGAGGATCTTCAGATCGCGGTCCCGAGCATCACGCTCGGCAACGACTTCAACATGGCGAAGCTTTTCATTCGCGGCGTCGGCGCCAATACGTCCACCACGGGCAGCGAGACCGGGGTAGCGGTGCATGTCGACGGCGCGGTGATCGCCCGCGCGGAGGCGCAGCTCACGTCGCTGTTCGACCTCGAGCGCGTCGAGGTGCTGCGCGGCCCCCAAGGCACGCTCTACGGGCGCAACGCCGTGGGCGGCTCCGTCAACCTGATCACGAGGAAGCCGACCCCCGAGTTCGAAGGCTACGGGCAGGTGACGCTCGGCGATTACGATCAGCTCGACATCGAAGGTGCCTTCGGCGGCCCGATCACCGACCGGGTACTCGGGCGGTTCGCGTTCAAGTCGGACACGCGCGACGGATTCGGCGTGAATCCGGTAACCGGCAACGACGTCGACGACCTGAACCGCCGCATGGCGCGCGGCCACCTCGAGCTGTTGCCGTCCGAAACGGTTAGCCTGCTGCTCACCGGCGAGTACTACACGCAGCACGACGCATCGCGGGCACTGAAGTTCAGGGCGGTCAGCTACCCCGACGTGGAGCGGCTGAGATCGCCGGGCATCGGCGGCTATGCCGTCGATCCCCGCGACCTCGCCTCGGAGTTCGATCCGGAGAGCTTCGCGGAGACGTGGGCCTTGACGGAGACCTTGGAGTGGCAGGTGGGCGACCGCTTCACGTTCAGGAACATCACGAACTACCGCGAGTACGAAGGCTTCATCACGCAGGACCTCGACATTTCCGCGATCGTGAACAGTCAGGCCACGACGGGCTTCAACACTACCGTGCAGCGCCGCGACGTCGAGGCCGATCAGTTCAGCACGGAGTTTCAGGTCAATTTCGACACGGATCGGGTCAATGCGGTATTCGGGCTCTTCTATTTCGAGGAGGACCAGGAGCCGGTGGACACGGTGGGTCTCGGGCCGCTGCTGGGGCAGGAGCACATTCTCGACGTCATGGCGAACCCTGCCGTCGGCGCGTTCCCGCCGATCGGACCCACTGGGCTCGAGATCGACGGTGAGTTCGTACCGGAGGTGCCGATCGATCCCGCGTTCGCCCACGATCTCTGCGACACGTTCGAGCACATCGGCGGCGGCATCGACCGCGAGCGTCCGCTTCCGCCGAAGCGCGTCTGCATCGAGTCGGACCTCGGCACCGAGGTTTGGGCGCTGTTCGGCCAGGCCGTCATCGCCGTGACCGACAATCTCGCGGTCAAGGTCGGCGGGCGCTACAACGACGAGACCCGCACGTCGGCGAATCCGTCGTTCGTCGTGGCGCGCAACGGCCTCGGGCCGATCATCATCACGACCACGGAAGGGACCTCCGTCGAGCGCTCCTTCGACGACTTCACGCCGACGGTCGGCGTCGAATGGCGACCGGGCGGCGGCGGCGGTCCGCTGCTCTATGTGACGGCCGCGGAAGGCTTCAAGGCCGGCGCCGGCGAGAACGCGGCGGGAAGCACGATCATCGTGGACCCGGAGACCGTCGAGAACATCGAGATCGGCTACAAGACCACGCTCGCGGACGATCGCCTGGCGTTGAACGTTGCTGCGTTCACCTACGAGCTCGAAGGCCAGCAGATCAACAAGACCGTCGGCGGCGGGCCGGCCGGCTTCAGCACGATCTTCGAGAACGCCGCGCAAGCGTCGGCCGACGGCTTGGAGGTCGAGCTCCTCGGGCAAATCACGGATCAGCTCCGGCTCTTCACGTCGGTCGCGTATCTGGATTCACAGTACGACGATTTCCTGACCTCCGATCCGTTGAATCCCCGCAACGTGGCGACGCCCGGCCCGCCCGGCTTCCCCGACGATCCCACGGGCTTCAATCCGAACGAGCCGGAAATTCAACTCGCGGGCAACCCGACCCGCAATTCGCCCAAGTGGTCGGCGAACCTGCACGTCGAGTACGACATCCCGGGGCAGATCGGCGGCGGCGGCCTGACGTTCCTCGGCGACGTCTTCTATCGCGACGACGTCTTCTTCACGGAGTTCAACCGGCTCCTCGAGGGCGCCGAGGCTTACACGATGGTGGATCTCGCGCTGCTTTACAGGCCGGCGGACGAGCAGTTCTCCGCCGAGCTTTGGGTGAAGAACGCGAACGACGTGGATCGCGCCACGAGCACGTTCGCGCTCTCCACGGCGCGCACGATCGGCGTCACGTATCTGCCTCCGCGCACCTGGGGCGTGAGCCTGCAGTACGACTTTTGA